The window TGCTTCTGCTTCCATCGTTATTGAGACAGTTGGGAGTCAGTTCGACCAAGCACAGGTTCAAAGTTTGTACAATCTTGTATCGAAAGCTGTTCCCAACCTTCCTACAGATAACATCGTCATTATGAACCAGAATTTTGAGTACTTTGACTTAGACAGTTCTACAGTAGTAGCGGGTACAGGGAATCAGTATGAATCACAGCAAGGGATTAAAGATAGCATCGAGAGCGACATTCAAGAAGATGTTCAGAAAATGCTTGCGACGATGATTGGTCCTGATAAAGTTCGAGTGTCTGTAACAGCCGATGTGGATTTCAAACAGGAAAGTCGTACAGAAGAATTGGCGCAGCCTGTTGATGAAGAAGATACGGAGGGCTTGCCTGTTAGTGTAGAGCGTATAACTGAAACGTATTCAGGTGACGGAGCAGCAGAAGGCGTTGCAGGTACCGGTGAAGATGATGTTGCCAATTACAACACCGAGACAGATGGAGAAAACGGCGACTACGAATCTATGAAAGAAACGATTAACTATGAATACAACAAGATCAAGAAGAACATTGTAGAAAGTCCTTATAAACTTAGAGATCTTGGAATTCAAGTGGCTGTCGATACAGCTAAAGAGGATGGAGAAGACGGCGAGGCGACTCTGCTTACACAAGCCGAGCAACAAACCGTACAAGCAAGTATTTCCTCCATATTGAATTCGATAGTTTCTACTTCAATTTCACCTGATTATGGAGAGTTTACTCCTGAAGAAAAGACATCAATTGTATTTCAGGAGTTTAACGGTACACCAGATTATGGTACAAGTGGTAATGTAGGGATTCCAACTTGGGTGTATATCGTAGGCGGTGCTCTACTGTTGTTCATTATAATACTACTCTTGATGCTGGTTAGAAAACGGAATCGTACTGCTAAATCAACTGACACGTACCAGTCACAACAATATGACCAAATGGACACACCAATTCATGTCCCAGATATCGATCAAGAGAAAGAAACAGAAGAATCGGTCCGCAGGAAGCAACTAGAACGAATGGCAAAAGAACGACCAGAAGAGTTTGCGAAGTTGTTACGTTCTTGGATTGCAGAGGATTAAGGAGGAGAGACGTTTATGGCGAAAACAGAAGAACTTTCAGGTCGACAGAAGGCTGCCGTACTTCTCATTTCTCTAGGTCCTGATGTAGCTGCCCAAGTTTATAAGCATTTATCTGAAGAAGAGATGGAGAAGTTGACGCTTGAAATATCATCCGTTCGTAAAGTAGGAGCAAATCAAAAGGATGACATTATTGAACAATTCCATCAAATTGCTCTAGCTCAAGACTATATCACTCAAGGTGGAATTGGCTATGCCAAGACCGTGTTGGAGAAAGCGCTAGGAGAGAATGAGGCGAACACAATTATTACACGTCTCACTTCCTCCCTACAGGTCAAACCGTTTGATTTCGCACGGAAAGCGGATCCATCTCAAATTTTAAATTTCATTCAGAATGAACACCCACAAACCATTGCACTCATTTTGTCTTATTTAGATTCGGAGCAGTCTGCAGGCATCCTATCAGAGCTTCCTCAAGAAATGCAGGCAGATATAGCGAGAAGAATTGCAACGATGGATTCCACATCTCCAGAAGTCATCAATGAAGTGGAACAGATTCTAGAAAGGAAGCTATCGACTACTGTTGCTCAGGATTATACACAAACGGGTGGGATTGAATCAGTCGTTGAAGTCCTAAATGGTGTCGATCGCTCAACTGAACGAACGATTCTCGATGCTCTTGAAATTCAAGATCCAGAATTAGCAGAAGAGATTAAGAAACGTATGTTTGTCTTTGAAGACATTGTTACGCTTGATAATCGTGCAATTCAGCGCGTAATTAGAGAAGTTGAGAACGAAGACTTAATGTTGTCACTTAAAGTAGCAAGTGACGAAGTAAAGCAAGTGGTATTCAACAACATGTCGAACCGTATGGTGGAAACCTTTAATGAAGAAATGGAATTTATGGGGCCAGTTCGATTGCGTGATGTGGAAGAAGCACAGACAAGGATTGTGACAATCATTCGAAGATTAGAAGAAATGGGCGAGATTGTTATCGCCCGTGGTGGAGGAGACGATATTATTGTCTAACTCATCCCGCTCTGTTCAGCCGAAAGTCATCGGGATTAAACCCGTTCTTCTTGAAGAGCGAGCGCCTATTGAAACGGAACGTTCAAAAGAAGAACTCGTACAAGAGGCTGAACAGGCTAAGGAACACGCGCAACTTCACTTGCAACAGGCAAGAGAGGAAGCAGAGAGAATAAAAGAGCAAGCTTTGGCTGATGCCAATGCTGAACGCGAGAAATGGGAGCAGGAACGAGAGAGAGTTGTGGAGCTTGCGAAGGATGAGGGCTACCAAATTGGCTACGAGCGAGGGAGAGAGGCTGCACATCAAGAATATGAACGGCTCCTAGATGATGCAAGGAACATCGTTGCACAATCTAAGGTTCAACATGATGAAAAAGTAGAATCAGCCGAAGAAACGATCTTGCAAATGTCCTTTAATTTAGCCTCTCATTTAATGAAGCAAACGTTGGATGAGCGTCCTGAAGCCTTTACGTCTATCGTGCGAGCAGCGATTCATGAAGTGAAAGAACAGGAAAGTGTTAGTTTATATGTTCATCCGAACTTCTACTATTCCTTGCTTCAACATAAAGAAGAGTTCCAGCAAATGCTTGATCACCAATTAGACTTAGCTATCTATCCGAAAGAAGGGGAATCAGTATATTTATGTATTTTAGAGACTCCGTTTGGACGGATTGAGGCGAGTCTTGATAGTCAGTTGAATGAATTAAGGGATTCATTATTTTCAATCTTAGAGGAGGTACGTTCAAGTGAAGGTCAATCAACTCTTTCAACATATTGACCAAATTGATACGTATAAACGCTACGGGAAAATTCATCGCGTTGTTGGGCTAATGATCGAATCGAAAGGTCCAGAGGCAAGTGTTGGTGATGTTTGTCTCATTCATTCAAGTTCTCGTCACGGTGAGAAAATTATGGCAGAAGTAGTTGGGTTTCATAACGAGAACGTTCTCTTAATGCCTTATTCAACGATCCAAGATATAGCACCAGGCTGTCTTGTCGAAGCTACAGGTGAACCCCTTCAAGTCAAGGTGGGTCCGGAGTTAATCGGTGAAGTATTGGATGCGATTGGTCGACCGTTAACAGGAGGGGCGTTGCCAAAGGGATTGAAGGATTACCCCACTGACCAAATGCCACCTAACCCGCTTTCAAGGCCACCGATAGAAGAACCGATACAAGTAGGTGTGAGAGCCATTGATAGCTTACTTACGGTTGGCAAAGGTCAACGTATTGGGATTTTCGCAGGGAGTGGGGTAGGGAAGAGTACAATGATGGGGATGATTGCTAGAAATAGTACAGCAGACCTGAATGTCATTGCTTTAATTGGAGAGCGCGGTCGTGAAGTGAGAGAGTTTATTGAGAAAGACCTTGGCGAAGAAGGACTTAAAAAGTCGATTGTCGTCGTAGCAACCTCTGACCAGCCGGCACTTATGCGAATAAAAGGAGCCTACACCGCAACTGCTATTAGTGAATATTTCCGTGACCTTGGGTATAACGTCAATCTCATGCTCGACTCCATCACACGTGTTGCGATGGCACAGCGGGAGGTTGGTTTAGCTACAGGCGAGCCACCTACTACGAAAGGCTACACGCCATCCGTATTCGCCATCTTGCCAAAGCTTTTAGAGCGCACCGGTACGAATCATAACGGGACGATAACAGCTTTTTATACGGTCTTAGTCGACGGTGACGATATGAATGAGCCAATCGCGGATACCGTACGTGGAATCCTTGACGGACATTTCGTATTAGACAGAAGAATCGCAGAACAAGGTCGTTACCCGGCTCTCGATGTATTAAAGTCGATTAGTCGTGTGATGAAAGGAATTACGAGCGAAGAACATCAACAAGCTGCAACTGAGGTCCGTCAACTACTGGCTACCTACGAAGAAAACCAAGAGCTTATTCAAATTGGTGCCTATAAGAAGGGGACAAGTCGGGAAATTGACCGAGCTATTCACTATCATCCAAGTATTATTCAATTTCTTAAACAAGGAATCCATGAGCAAGTGACGCATCAAGAAACGTTGAATCACATGTTTGAATTACTTAGGGGGAATAAAGTAAATGGCTAGTTTGGCTACGTTCCATCGGTTATTGGACGTACAAGAACAACGTAAATTAGAAGTCCAACAGGAATATCAGACAGCACAAGAACAATTTGAGGACGTCGCGACCCAGTTGTATACGCTGTTGAAGAAGAAAGAGCAAGCCGAAGCACGTTATGAACAAACGTTACAGACTGGGTTGTCAATTACAACTATTCAAGAAACAGTGGATTATATCAGTCGTTTAGAAGGTCAAATTGCATCGCTACAAGGCAGTGTGCAACAAGCGAGGCAACACATGAATGACCAACATGTAGCACTTCAAGAAGCACATGTAGACACGAAGAAATACGAAAAGTTAATCCAAAATAAAGTCGAGAAGCAGCGTCAATCAGAGCTGTATTATGAAAAACAGCAGATGGATGAGATATCTGTACAGCAATTCTTAAGTCAAAGTTAGGTGAGCAATGATGGCCACAGAAGGTAAGGTAGGCTCTGAAAGGAAAACGGGCAAGTTTCAATGGTTTTTGTTCGTTGTACTAATTCCTACAATCTTTGCATTGTCGCTACTCGTAATTGTGCTAACCATCGCCGGGGTAAATGTATTCGATGAAGCTCAAAAATTAGGAAAGTCGATACCGGGAATTTCTCAAATGGCAAGTGGTGAGGAAGAGCGTGAGCAAAGTGAAAATGGAAATACAGAGCTAAAAGCACAAATACAAGACCAAAAAGCACAAATCGATACGCTTCAATCACAAATTGACGTAAAAGACCAGAAAGTAAAAGACTTGAATGCCCGCATTGAACAGCTGAACAAACAACTCGAGTCAAGTGCCACTTCTTCAGAGGAAACAAAAGCTGAGATCAAAGAAGTTTCCTCAGCTTACGAAAAGATGGAACCTGAACGAGCTGCAGCAATCTTGTCCAATTTAGGTCAAGAAGAGGCAGTACTGATCTTAACGAATCTATCTAGCGATGAAAGAGGTAAGGTTCTCGAACAAATGCCTGCCGATCAAGCTGCATCATTAACCAATGCCATGGTTGAAGAAGTGAATGGCGGCTAATCCTCTATGTACAAATCTAGAAAGGAGGTGACAACGCGCCGATGAATGCCATTACAGCGATAATTGCTACTGGAAATACACCTAACCGTGTGTTACCCGTTCAACAGCAAGGTGAAACCTCTTCTTTTGGGAATAGATTTAATTCCTTACTTGAAGGGATGCCTAAAGGCGAAAAGGGGAGTATGGAAACTGTATTAAAGGATTTAGTAGGTGTACTCCAATCCTTATCTCCTGAAGCGCTTGAAAAGGTTCAAAACTTGCTTCAAGGAAACATGGAGGGCATGGGAGACCATGCTAAGAAGTTGTTGTCTTTATTTCAATCGTTACCAAATCCAATCGTGCAACAACTCAATCAGCTAACACAAGCGACTAGCGAACGCTCATCTTCTTTCGAGTTGTCTCTTATGGACGGAGAGAGGATAGAGTTATCTAGTGAAGATGTCACATCACTTCAACAGTTTTTAGCTGGGTTGGAACGATTGGTAAGAGGTGAGGATGTCCTTGAAAATATGCCAGCAATGAATATTTCGAACCTGGAGCATTTAGGGCAAGTAGCCATACAACCCTTAACGTCTATAGACATGCATGCATCAAAAGAGGTTAAATTGACAGATTTAATCAACCAAGCTAAAGACTTGTTAGCTTCACTGAAGGACCAAGGTTCATTGAACGTAAAGGAACGCCAACAACTTCTTCATGTCATGAAAGATTTAGCTGCAATAATGAAGCAGCAGATGGGCGGAAGTGAGACAACCGATGGGAAAGGGAGCTTCTCAATTATTCTTAAAGAGCATGGCATGACATCTAAAGAAGCGAAGGTCATTGAACAAACGCTCTTTACGCTTGTATCTAAGGAAACGATGTCTAAAGGATATGTAACAGAATCAGTCGTTACGGGGAAAGACATTGGGAAATGGATGAAGGCGGTGCTACAACAAGAAACGACTTCTGCTACTCAGCTATCATGGTCCCAACAAGGCCAAGCCACTTCAGCAGCTATGCCGATGAGTCAAGTTGAGCAATTTGTCCTTCATACAAATAGCCCGAATCAAGCTGGACAAGCTCCATCTAACAGTCAATTATTTGAGAAGTTTCAGCAACTCATCTCGAGTAGCCAATTTACAAAGGGATTACATGGAGGAAAAGAGTTGTCCATCGTATTAAGACCTGATCATTTAGGTTCGATGAACGTTAAGTTAACTCAAATGAATGGAGAAATGATGGTTAAGATTCTAGTAACCTCTCAAGCTTCGAAAGAGATGCTAGAAGGAAATATCCAACAACTCAGACATCTATTCTCTCCAAATCAGGTGGTTATCGAGAAGCAAGATGTTCTAAACTTCTCACAACAAGAGGCTGAACATGAACAGCGTGAACAAGGGAAACAAGAACAACAGCATCACTCTCCCCATTCCCATGAGGAAGAACGAGAGGACTCATCCTCAACAAGCTTTGAGGAAATCTTAAACGAACAGGT of the Pontibacillus halophilus JSM 076056 = DSM 19796 genome contains:
- a CDS encoding MotE family protein encodes the protein MATEGKVGSERKTGKFQWFLFVVLIPTIFALSLLVIVLTIAGVNVFDEAQKLGKSIPGISQMASGEEEREQSENGNTELKAQIQDQKAQIDTLQSQIDVKDQKVKDLNARIEQLNKQLESSATSSEETKAEIKEVSSAYEKMEPERAAAILSNLGQEEAVLILTNLSSDERGKVLEQMPADQAASLTNAMVEEVNGG
- the fliF gene encoding flagellar basal-body MS-ring/collar protein FliF, whose product is MNENLQQYMNRLRTFWKERSTAQKMGVLGGIIAFIVLLVSVSMFASNTKMVPIYSNLSPSEAGQITEELQTRGVQHELSNQGTTVLVPEQQVDQLLVELASQGLPNSGNIDYSFFSSNASWGMTDNEFDVIELDAMQSELSQLISTMEGINNAKVMINRPEESVFMNEKPQDASASIVIETVGSQFDQAQVQSLYNLVSKAVPNLPTDNIVIMNQNFEYFDLDSSTVVAGTGNQYESQQGIKDSIESDIQEDVQKMLATMIGPDKVRVSVTADVDFKQESRTEELAQPVDEEDTEGLPVSVERITETYSGDGAAEGVAGTGEDDVANYNTETDGENGDYESMKETINYEYNKIKKNIVESPYKLRDLGIQVAVDTAKEDGEDGEATLLTQAEQQTVQASISSILNSIVSTSISPDYGEFTPEEKTSIVFQEFNGTPDYGTSGNVGIPTWVYIVGGALLLFIIILLLMLVRKRNRTAKSTDTYQSQQYDQMDTPIHVPDIDQEKETEESVRRKQLERMAKERPEEFAKLLRSWIAED
- the fliH gene encoding flagellar assembly protein FliH codes for the protein MSNSSRSVQPKVIGIKPVLLEERAPIETERSKEELVQEAEQAKEHAQLHLQQAREEAERIKEQALADANAEREKWEQERERVVELAKDEGYQIGYERGREAAHQEYERLLDDARNIVAQSKVQHDEKVESAEETILQMSFNLASHLMKQTLDERPEAFTSIVRAAIHEVKEQESVSLYVHPNFYYSLLQHKEEFQQMLDHQLDLAIYPKEGESVYLCILETPFGRIEASLDSQLNELRDSLFSILEEVRSSEGQSTLSTY
- the fliJ gene encoding flagellar export protein FliJ; this translates as MASLATFHRLLDVQEQRKLEVQQEYQTAQEQFEDVATQLYTLLKKKEQAEARYEQTLQTGLSITTIQETVDYISRLEGQIASLQGSVQQARQHMNDQHVALQEAHVDTKKYEKLIQNKVEKQRQSELYYEKQQMDEISVQQFLSQS
- the fliI gene encoding flagellar protein export ATPase FliI, which produces MKVNQLFQHIDQIDTYKRYGKIHRVVGLMIESKGPEASVGDVCLIHSSSRHGEKIMAEVVGFHNENVLLMPYSTIQDIAPGCLVEATGEPLQVKVGPELIGEVLDAIGRPLTGGALPKGLKDYPTDQMPPNPLSRPPIEEPIQVGVRAIDSLLTVGKGQRIGIFAGSGVGKSTMMGMIARNSTADLNVIALIGERGREVREFIEKDLGEEGLKKSIVVVATSDQPALMRIKGAYTATAISEYFRDLGYNVNLMLDSITRVAMAQREVGLATGEPPTTKGYTPSVFAILPKLLERTGTNHNGTITAFYTVLVDGDDMNEPIADTVRGILDGHFVLDRRIAEQGRYPALDVLKSISRVMKGITSEEHQQAATEVRQLLATYEENQELIQIGAYKKGTSREIDRAIHYHPSIIQFLKQGIHEQVTHQETLNHMFELLRGNKVNG
- a CDS encoding flagellar hook-length control protein FliK, encoding MNAITAIIATGNTPNRVLPVQQQGETSSFGNRFNSLLEGMPKGEKGSMETVLKDLVGVLQSLSPEALEKVQNLLQGNMEGMGDHAKKLLSLFQSLPNPIVQQLNQLTQATSERSSSFELSLMDGERIELSSEDVTSLQQFLAGLERLVRGEDVLENMPAMNISNLEHLGQVAIQPLTSIDMHASKEVKLTDLINQAKDLLASLKDQGSLNVKERQQLLHVMKDLAAIMKQQMGGSETTDGKGSFSIILKEHGMTSKEAKVIEQTLFTLVSKETMSKGYVTESVVTGKDIGKWMKAVLQQETTSATQLSWSQQGQATSAAMPMSQVEQFVLHTNSPNQAGQAPSNSQLFEKFQQLISSSQFTKGLHGGKELSIVLRPDHLGSMNVKLTQMNGEMMVKILVTSQASKEMLEGNIQQLRHLFSPNQVVIEKQDVLNFSQQEAEHEQREQGKQEQQHHSPHSHEEEREDSSSTSFEEILNEQV
- the fliG gene encoding flagellar motor switch protein FliG, coding for MAKTEELSGRQKAAVLLISLGPDVAAQVYKHLSEEEMEKLTLEISSVRKVGANQKDDIIEQFHQIALAQDYITQGGIGYAKTVLEKALGENEANTIITRLTSSLQVKPFDFARKADPSQILNFIQNEHPQTIALILSYLDSEQSAGILSELPQEMQADIARRIATMDSTSPEVINEVEQILERKLSTTVAQDYTQTGGIESVVEVLNGVDRSTERTILDALEIQDPELAEEIKKRMFVFEDIVTLDNRAIQRVIREVENEDLMLSLKVASDEVKQVVFNNMSNRMVETFNEEMEFMGPVRLRDVEEAQTRIVTIIRRLEEMGEIVIARGGGDDIIV